TTATATACTACTTAATTTTTCTCCCTTCTCTGGAACCATAGTGTAGTGGCTTTAAAGGATTCTCTGGGCAGCACCATGTtttaaaaaacttaaaaaaaattggtgGCTATAAAGGATTAAAGGGTCGACAACTTTGTAAGATAACGGATCACGAATTATTGATAACTTTTAGCAATAAATGTATTTGTGGAATCTAAAAGCGAATCAAACTGGGAAatcaattattaaaaaaaaaaaaaaaaaggaatagaaGAAGGAGCCCAAGATGAGAAGataagaaagaaacaatcaaaatATTCCACAGTCCTAATTCCATTCTGATCATCATGCTTTAAGAACAAGCAAAAAATTGATATCCATGCCTAAAAGCTATAAAGCCACTTTACATACATTGACTATATTGTCCCTTATGCTTTGCTTGCCTTCTACCCACGAGTTATGAATAATTCAGCTGATGCCTTAACCCTCCAGCACCGCCTGAAAACAGTAACTTGAACTTTTTCATCTGTGTCTTATGTCTCAATAGCCAAGTTTGCAAGAAAAGAGATTACTATTTTCTCGGCAAATTGTTGTGCACTAAAAAACGCTTGAACAAAATTAAACAACGTTGTGTCGAGTTTGATAACTACATCTAAACATGGCTTCTAAGTCcaatcaagattttttttttttttttttgattgaagTCCAACCAAGATTCAAGACAAAATGAACCAGTAACTGCCAAAACAAATCAACTCGTCATTCATCAttagcattaaaaaaaaatcaagacggAAGCTCTTTGAGTAACAGGTCTTGCATGAAAATCTTACCAGTGTAATATATACTAGCCTTTTTTTCTGGTGCAAGTATATGCTTGCCTTAGGATAGGATTTTTAAGATCTTCTTCAGTGTTCAAATTCTGTGTTTAACAGTTGGGAACGAAAAAGGTGGAGAGGGATGAgagaattaaaaaagaaaaagaaaaagagagagtatGCAGTATGCACCTGCCTTTAGTGCGTGCAGTAAAGCATATAAAATCTAAGCTTGCAGCATGTACTGGTTTTTTAGAGAAATCCAACTAGAGTTTCCTTAATAGCTAAGAAGTGCATTATAGTCATTGTCACCAGTTGCAAATAAAGCTCTCTGATTAACTTATTATTCCTCAACCCGCAGCAAAAAGCAATGAAGCAAAGCTGGCTGATACACATTTTCACAATTCTTTAGTTCCCAACCATTGTCTCCCTCTCAAAAGCAAAAGCTGAACAAGACACCCCCCCAACACAAGAACCCACAAAACACCTACAATACGCACATAACAGTTGTACACTTCACTGAGCGATCAAATACTACAACTAGTAGCAGTAGTAAAAATTAGAAAGAAATGTACAGATTTAGCAATACAGTAATAGGTTTCTTGAACCTCTTCACACTTTTAGCCTCAATCCCGATCATCGGTGCAGGTTTATGGATGGCTAAGAGCAGCACCACCTGTGAAAGCTTTCTTCAAACACCCCTTCTGGTGATCGGCTTTGTGATTCTGATAATATCGCTGGCTGGTTTTATTGGGGCTTGTTTCAACGTTGCATGGGCTCTGTGGGTGTATTTGCTGGTCATGCTGTTTCTCATAGGAGCTTTGATGGCTCTGACAGTTTTCGGGTTCGTGGTGACGAGCCAAGGTGGAGGGCATCCGGTTGAGGGGAGGGTTTATAGAGAGTATCACCTTAATGATTATTCTCCATGGTTGAGGAAGAGAGTTGAGGATCCTCACTATTGGATGGCCATCCGGAATTGTATTTTGAGTTCTAAAACTTGTGCTAGCATTGTTATGTGGACTCCTTATGATTATCTCAACAAAGACTTGACTCCAATTCAGGTATCtattgtcttttcttttttttttccccttttatttttttcccccaaaTAAGTAGAAGATTTTGATTGTTTAGAAATCAATTGGTGGGAGGACTCAGGTACAACATAATTCTTGAAGGCACGCTAAATACTGGAggtaaaaactaaaaagggcACTTAAATTTGTCATAGTACAGAGTTGCCAAGTCTCCTTTTCATGTGCTATTTCTGTTCGCTATTTTTGGGGGCCAGGTGGGGTGAGGATGGACAGGCCTTATGGTGGTCAAGAAGCAACTGTACGTGTTCATGTTGGTGGTGGTTTGGTTTGCGAATGTTTACAATTCATCACTTTTCACCACCAATTTGAAAGAGAATCCATTCAGTTTGTCCCGCCTAAATTTAGAGGAATGTTAGTAGACTTCTTGTATGAGACCACTCGAAAAATCCCAATCTATTAGGCCTTTCTAtatctccttctttttttttttttttggtttctttcttATGACACAGTATGATAGTAATCAAATCGAGATTTTTCGAAAAATACAAATATTTCGAAGATTGAAGACAAAAATTTTATATGCGCTATATTACAGTATATATCTTAGTCATATCCTGaccaaattttattttaaaattgaaCATGCATAATATAGTGAGGGTGTACGAATTAAATTTAATGGTAATCGAGTTGCAGTTATTTATTATTTGTTGAGCAAATTACCTGATCCactgaattttttgaatagcAAAGCTTTGGCTACTCAACTTTAACAATATGTATTTATCCATTAAACTATCAGAGATGTAAGTTTTGGAACATTCGGTCTGTTTCCATTATTAAATCGACTAGATCTAAAGACTGCATGAGTCACAAGACATAACTAGATTTAACAGACTTCACAGTGAAAACAGGCGAGATGGCTCGAGATTTACACTTTTGATAATTTAATGGATAAATACATGCTCTTATAAGTTGAGTGGCCAAAACTCTACTATTCAAAAAGTTCAGTGACTACTCGGGTAATCTGTTCTTACTTGTTTTGTCCAGAAAAGCTTACACATAAAACTTGTATGGACTAGTGTACAATTTGATTCCAAACGTTAAGGTTTAGTCACCAATTAAAGTTCTACAAATTATAATTGTAGGTGGGTACATAGTAGACTTAATTCTGTTAGTATATATTCCTCTTTGATGCATATTGCTAATTAAAAACGTATGTATAATGCTGCTTAAAAATATACATTGCAGTCTGGTTGCTGCAAGCCTCCAACTTCATGCAATTATGCAGCAACAACGATGGCTCAGGACCCGGACTGCTACCAATGGAACAACTCCCCGACCATGCTTTGTTACCAGTGCGATTCGTGCAAGGCCGGAGTGCTTGAAGATGTGAGGAGAGACTGGCACAAGCTCTCTGTACTTAACATTGTCATGGTTGTTTTACTCATAGGCATCTATTCCATTGGCTGCTGTGCTTTCCAAAACACCAAAAGAGCTGAAACAGATTATCCTTATGGCCGTAACAGGATGTCCAAGATCCACCCCAGATGGGATTTTCATTGGTAATTAACTCATCAAAACCCAATAACTCAATC
This portion of the Coffea arabica cultivar ET-39 chromosome 2e, Coffea Arabica ET-39 HiFi, whole genome shotgun sequence genome encodes:
- the LOC113730814 gene encoding tetraspanin-6-like; translation: MYRFSNTVIGFLNLFTLLASIPIIGAGLWMAKSSTTCESFLQTPLLVIGFVILIISLAGFIGACFNVAWALWVYLLVMLFLIGALMALTVFGFVVTSQGGGHPVEGRVYREYHLNDYSPWLRKRVEDPHYWMAIRNCILSSKTCASIVMWTPYDYLNKDLTPIQSGCCKPPTSCNYAATTMAQDPDCYQWNNSPTMLCYQCDSCKAGVLEDVRRDWHKLSVLNIVMVVLLIGIYSIGCCAFQNTKRAETDYPYGRNRMSKIHPRWDFHWWRWLNERRHQLY